The Spodoptera frugiperda isolate SF20-4 chromosome 2, AGI-APGP_CSIRO_Sfru_2.0, whole genome shotgun sequence genome has a window encoding:
- the LOC118269434 gene encoding larval cuticle protein LCP-14: protein MKTFIVAVCIFACALAADQTSQILRSDYAQSPNGEYQYVFETDNGISGQASGKVKNVGKDDVALEVTGSNAFKSPEGNVYSLSYIANENGYQPQADYLPTPPAPVPIPDYIARAIEWAASHPYTEKKA from the exons ATG aaAACCTTCATCGTTGCCGTCTGCATCTTCGCATGCGCCCTTGCGGCCGACCAGACATCCCAGATTCTCCGCAGCGACTACGCCCAGAGCCCCAATGGTGAATACCAGTATGTCTTTGAAACCGACAACGGTATCTCTGGCCAGGCTTCCGGCAAAGTTAAGAATGTAGGAAAG GACGACGTTGCTCTTGAGGTTACTGGCTCCAACGCTTTCAAATCCCCCGAAGGTAATGTCTACAGCTTGTCCTACATTGCCAACGAGAATGGATACCAGCCCCAG gCTGACTACCTCCCCACTCCCCCCGCCCCCGTTCCCATCCCCGACTACATCGCCAGGGCTATTGAATGGGCTGCCAGCCACCCTTACACCGAAAAGAAGGCGTAA
- the LOC118269443 gene encoding larval cuticle protein LCP-17-like, translating into MKFLVVLAVAVACASADVSHVVKDDFHAPIESSSFDIEPQGDFKYSFKTGNGIYAEESGVLKNANSDYPSLDVSGGFKYTSPEGQAIELSYVADENGYRPQGSHLPVGPEIPAAIIRSLEYIAAHPPPAEVVRASPAKLG; encoded by the exons ATG AAATTCCTAGTAGTTCTCGCCGTAGCCGTGGCTTGCGCCAGCGCTGACGTGTCTCACGTCGTGAAGGATGACTTCCATGCTCCCATCGAGTCATCTTCCTTCGACATCGAACCTCAGGGAGACTTCAAGTACTCTTTCAAAACCGGCAATGGAATCTACGCCGAAGAATCTGGTGTCCTCAAGAACGCTAACTCG GACTACCCCTCTTTGGACGTGAGCGGTGGCTTCAAATACACCTCCCCCGAGGGCCAGGCCATCGAACTGTCCTACGTCGCTGACGAGAACGGATACAGACCCCAG GGAAGCCATCTGCCCGTTGGACCCGAAATCCCCGCAGCCATCATCCGCAGTTTGGAGTACATCGCAGCTCACCCCCCACCAGCTGAGGTCGTAAGGGCCTCCCCCGCCAAACTCGGTTAA